One genomic window of Polyangium aurulentum includes the following:
- a CDS encoding sensor histidine kinase, with product MTTRPLHPSNAASSPTHGESPERTHFAYKSVAGYLVAFCLSLLIGGVSVYAQRSVVVGKDQVEAIYAGELVEVGRLRSAAGQKVLGGRGYLLTGNPVYLEERDAARREFLASLEALAARAVDPSERALVERLARAQQAYRAATEQSIALEREGRDRQEVVQYFERVARPRLDELEAAIDALATSVDERLEGARLRAAQAASRAARLVLVVAGASMTLSAGLGLLFMRTMRRLRHASEERQAALAREKQARREAEAARSELALSVQRLEEVNADLDAFAGRIAHDLRGVLTPIALCPALLRKARDEEAIATVASSIKRSCARAHSMLEGLLAFSRAGKPAEGTHAASVSEVITAVVEDLSPLAAEAQAEVSVERVDARVACAPELLHVVLLNLVSNALKYIGKGERREVRIGGRREGEGARISVEDTGPGIPKEALDRIFEPFFRVPGVRAPGAGIGLATVRRIVLAYGGRLECSSEPGRGARFDVWLPCASDATSALSSSAAAPQ from the coding sequence ATGACAACCCGCCCGCTCCATCCCTCCAACGCAGCATCGTCACCCACGCACGGGGAGAGCCCGGAACGCACGCACTTCGCGTACAAGAGCGTGGCCGGCTACCTGGTCGCTTTCTGCCTCTCCCTGCTCATCGGCGGCGTCTCCGTGTACGCGCAGCGATCGGTCGTGGTGGGCAAGGATCAGGTCGAGGCGATCTACGCTGGCGAGCTGGTCGAGGTGGGGCGGCTGCGCTCGGCGGCCGGGCAGAAGGTGCTCGGCGGCCGCGGCTACCTGCTCACGGGCAACCCCGTCTACCTCGAGGAGCGCGACGCGGCCCGGCGGGAGTTCCTCGCGAGCCTCGAGGCCCTGGCTGCGCGCGCCGTGGATCCCTCGGAGCGCGCCCTCGTCGAGCGCCTCGCCCGCGCGCAGCAGGCGTATCGCGCGGCCACCGAGCAGAGCATCGCGCTCGAGCGCGAAGGCCGTGATCGCCAGGAGGTCGTGCAGTACTTCGAGCGGGTGGCCCGGCCGCGCCTCGACGAGCTCGAGGCGGCCATCGACGCGCTCGCGACCTCCGTGGACGAGCGCCTCGAGGGCGCGCGGCTCAGAGCTGCGCAGGCCGCCTCGCGCGCGGCTCGGCTGGTGCTCGTGGTGGCGGGCGCGTCGATGACGCTCTCGGCAGGGCTCGGGCTGCTGTTCATGCGCACCATGAGGCGGCTGCGCCACGCGTCCGAGGAGCGCCAGGCCGCGCTCGCCCGCGAGAAGCAGGCCCGCCGCGAGGCGGAGGCGGCGCGGAGCGAGCTCGCCCTGAGCGTGCAGCGGCTCGAGGAGGTGAACGCCGATCTCGACGCCTTTGCCGGCCGGATCGCGCACGACCTGCGCGGCGTGCTCACGCCCATCGCGCTCTGCCCGGCGCTCTTGCGCAAGGCGCGCGACGAGGAGGCGATCGCGACCGTCGCCTCCTCGATCAAGCGCTCGTGCGCGCGCGCGCACTCGATGCTCGAGGGCCTGCTCGCCTTCTCGCGCGCGGGCAAACCGGCGGAGGGAACGCACGCGGCGTCCGTGTCCGAGGTGATCACGGCCGTCGTCGAGGACCTCTCGCCGCTCGCGGCCGAGGCCCAGGCCGAGGTCTCGGTCGAGCGCGTGGACGCGCGCGTGGCCTGCGCTCCGGAGCTTCTGCACGTGGTGCTGCTCAACCTGGTGAGCAACGCGCTCAAGTACATCGGCAAGGGCGAGCGCCGGGAGGTCCGGATCGGCGGGCGCCGCGAGGGCGAGGGGGCGCGGATCTCGGTGGAGGACACCGGACCGGGAATCCCGAAGGAGGCCCTCGACCGCATCTTCGAGCCCTTCTTCCGGGTGCCCGGCGTGCGCGCCCCGGGCGCTGGGATCGGCCTCGCGACCGTGCGCAGGATCGTGCTCGCGTACGGCGGGCGGCTCGAATGCTCGTCCGAGCCGGGCAGGGGAGCGCGGTTCGACGTGTGGCTCCCCTGCGCAAGCGACGCGACGAGCGCCCTCTCGAGCAGCGCCGCCGCCCCGCAGTAA
- a CDS encoding VOC family protein: METNEIHRGRLIDHLQLVVRDLAASRRFYGAVFESLGIPIGGEGPGFFWADELFVSTKDSPAALGELTGRVHLAFRAKDREAVERFHRAGLEAGGRDQGAPGERPYHPGYYAAFLLDPDGNNIEAVYHGPAKASAESIVIRWG, translated from the coding sequence ATGGAAACGAATGAAATCCACCGCGGTCGGTTGATCGATCACCTGCAGCTCGTCGTGCGCGATCTCGCGGCGAGCCGGCGCTTTTACGGCGCGGTCTTCGAGTCGCTCGGCATCCCCATCGGCGGCGAGGGGCCGGGCTTCTTCTGGGCCGACGAGCTTTTCGTCTCGACCAAGGACAGCCCCGCCGCCCTCGGTGAGCTCACCGGGCGCGTCCACCTCGCGTTCAGGGCCAAGGACAGGGAGGCCGTCGAGCGCTTCCATCGCGCCGGGCTCGAGGCGGGGGGGCGCGACCAGGGCGCGCCCGGCGAACGGCCGTACCACCCGGGCTATTACGCAGCGTTCCTGCTCGACCCCGACGGCAACAACATCGAGGCCGTGTACCACGGCCCGGCGAAAGCATCGGCAGAGTCGATCGTGATTCGCTGGGGCTGA
- the fabG gene encoding 3-oxoacyl-ACP reductase FabG: MRGLVQGRSVIVTGASKGIGRGIAKVFAQGGAKVLVVARDGRAAAEVAEELAREGAVASGFAADVSDEGQVEAMVDAAVERHGGLDVLCANAGIFPASRLEEMPLAEWREVMRINLEGCFLSVRAAIPALARSEAGRVILTSSITGPITGFPGWSHYAASKAGQLGFMRTAALELARKGITVNAILPGNIATEGLVGLGKDYVDSMVASIPLRRLGSVEDIGHAAAFLASKEAGFITGQTLVVDGGQTLPESLMAMGD, translated from the coding sequence ATGCGAGGACTCGTTCAAGGAAGATCCGTCATCGTCACGGGCGCGAGCAAGGGCATCGGCCGTGGCATCGCAAAGGTGTTCGCGCAGGGCGGCGCCAAGGTGCTGGTCGTCGCGCGGGATGGCCGCGCCGCGGCCGAGGTCGCCGAGGAGCTCGCGCGTGAGGGCGCCGTCGCCTCGGGCTTCGCCGCCGACGTGAGCGACGAGGGGCAGGTCGAGGCCATGGTCGACGCCGCCGTCGAGCGCCACGGCGGCCTCGACGTGCTTTGCGCCAATGCGGGGATCTTCCCCGCTTCCCGGCTGGAAGAGATGCCGCTCGCCGAGTGGCGCGAGGTCATGCGCATCAACCTCGAGGGCTGCTTCCTGTCGGTCCGTGCCGCCATCCCCGCGCTCGCGCGCTCCGAAGCCGGGCGCGTCATCTTGACCTCCTCGATCACGGGGCCGATCACCGGATTCCCCGGCTGGTCGCACTACGCCGCCAGCAAGGCCGGACAGCTCGGCTTCATGCGGACCGCCGCGCTCGAACTGGCGCGAAAAGGGATCACCGTGAACGCGATCCTGCCGGGCAATATCGCGACCGAGGGCCTCGTCGGTCTCGGCAAGGACTATGTCGATTCCATGGTCGCCTCGATCCCCCTGCGGCGCCTGGGCAGCGTCGAGGACATCGGCCACGCCGCGGCCTTCCTGGCCTCGAAGGAGGCCGGCTTCATCACCGGACAAACCCTCGTCGTCGACGGCGGCCAGACGCTGCCCGAGTCGCTCATGGCGATGGGGGATTGA
- a CDS encoding response regulator transcription factor, producing the protein MKILVVEDNKKLASFLSRALTEEGYVVDVVPDGATAIGQIQSLPYDLVILDWMLPEVDGLSVCRTVRQKGCQVPILMLTARAEVPERIAGLDAGADDYLAKPFDLGELLARVRARGRRGAGGEATVRVGPLALDRAERRATLDGRKVDLTPREFALVAYLAREAGRVVPRTELLAKVWETRFDPGSNVVEVHVKNIREKFGAHAALIETVRGVGYKLGPLEA; encoded by the coding sequence ATGAAGATCCTCGTGGTGGAGGACAACAAGAAGCTCGCGAGCTTCTTGTCGCGCGCGCTGACCGAGGAGGGCTACGTGGTCGACGTCGTCCCCGACGGCGCCACGGCGATCGGGCAAATCCAGTCGCTCCCTTATGACCTCGTCATCCTCGACTGGATGCTGCCCGAGGTCGATGGCCTGTCGGTCTGCCGCACCGTGCGCCAGAAAGGCTGTCAGGTCCCCATCCTGATGCTCACCGCGCGCGCCGAGGTCCCCGAGAGGATCGCGGGCCTCGACGCGGGCGCCGACGATTACCTCGCCAAACCTTTCGACCTCGGCGAGCTGCTCGCGCGCGTGCGCGCCCGCGGCCGCCGAGGAGCCGGCGGCGAGGCCACCGTGCGCGTCGGACCGCTCGCCCTCGACCGCGCCGAGCGCCGCGCGACGCTCGACGGCCGCAAGGTCGACCTCACCCCGCGCGAGTTCGCCCTCGTCGCCTATCTCGCCCGCGAGGCAGGCCGGGTCGTGCCCCGCACCGAGCTGCTCGCCAAGGTCTGGGAGACGCGCTTCGACCCGGGCTCGAACGTGGTCGAGGTCCACGTGAAGAACATCCGCGAGAAATTCGGCGCGCACGCGGCCCTCATCGAGACCGTGCGCGGCGTCGGCTACAAGCTCGGCCCCCTCGAAGCATGA
- a CDS encoding HAD family hydrolase: MLFDLDGVIIDTTALHHRVWDTFARARGYVPSHDDLLATHGRRAEETLRIWLGEGPSDRALTELALERETLFNRLLATEPVSAVPGLGDFLGELRRAGVPWAVGTSAVPMNAELSLSRLGLRDQFEVMVTGADVARCKPDPEVYLKAAAALGVPPERCLVIEDAVLGIRAARAARAMCLALTTTFPPDVLRREGPDWLAEDFRRLPF, from the coding sequence GTGCTGTTCGACCTCGACGGTGTGATCATCGATACGACCGCGCTGCACCACCGCGTGTGGGACACCTTCGCGCGGGCGCGCGGGTACGTGCCGAGCCACGACGATCTGCTCGCCACCCACGGCCGCCGCGCCGAGGAGACGCTGCGGATCTGGCTCGGCGAGGGGCCGAGCGACCGCGCGCTGACCGAGCTCGCCCTCGAGCGCGAGACCCTCTTCAACCGCCTACTCGCGACCGAGCCCGTCTCGGCGGTGCCGGGCCTCGGCGATTTCCTCGGGGAGCTGCGACGGGCGGGCGTGCCCTGGGCCGTGGGGACGAGCGCGGTGCCCATGAACGCCGAGCTGTCCCTGTCCCGGCTCGGCCTGCGCGACCAGTTCGAGGTGATGGTGACCGGCGCCGACGTCGCCCGGTGCAAGCCCGATCCCGAGGTGTACCTGAAGGCCGCCGCGGCGCTCGGCGTGCCGCCCGAGAGGTGCCTCGTCATCGAGGACGCCGTGCTCGGCATCCGCGCCGCCCGCGCCGCCCGCGCGATGTGCCTGGCCCTGACCACCACCTTCCCGCCCGACGTCCTGCGCAGAGAGGGGCCGGACTGGCTCGCCGAGGACTTTCGAAGGCTCCCCTTTTAA
- a CDS encoding DeoR/GlpR family DNA-binding transcription regulator, with translation MLTEERRRKILETLASDQKVVASALAAQFGVSEDTIRRDLRELAEEGLLRRVYGGAVPRSPTAPTYAGRQIQSVEAKSAIAATAARFLRDGQVVLFDAGTTALAVATSVPRNLSLTVVTHSLPVASALAEHPTVEVIVLGGRLLKESIAMSGAETVEGYRRYRADLCVLGTASVHPDIGLGVYTHEDAEVKRAMVSATAEVMVVAAGEKLGTTAPFLVGPISIVDRLVTDRAAPEEVIQSLTRTGIEIVQG, from the coding sequence ATGCTCACAGAGGAGCGGCGAAGGAAGATCCTGGAGACCCTGGCGAGCGATCAGAAGGTCGTGGCGAGCGCCCTGGCGGCGCAGTTCGGCGTGTCGGAGGACACGATCCGGCGCGATCTGCGCGAGCTGGCCGAGGAGGGGCTGCTTCGGCGCGTGTACGGGGGGGCGGTCCCACGGTCGCCCACCGCGCCCACGTACGCGGGGAGGCAGATCCAGTCGGTGGAGGCCAAGAGCGCCATCGCCGCCACCGCGGCCCGCTTCCTCCGCGACGGGCAGGTCGTGCTCTTCGACGCGGGGACCACGGCGCTCGCGGTGGCGACGAGCGTGCCTCGCAACCTGTCGCTGACCGTCGTCACGCACAGCCTGCCCGTCGCCTCGGCGCTGGCGGAGCATCCGACGGTCGAGGTCATCGTGCTCGGAGGCAGGCTCCTCAAGGAGTCGATCGCCATGTCGGGCGCCGAGACGGTCGAGGGCTATCGCCGGTATCGCGCGGACCTGTGCGTGCTGGGGACCGCGAGCGTGCACCCGGACATCGGGCTCGGCGTCTACACGCACGAGGACGCCGAGGTCAAACGCGCCATGGTGAGCGCGACGGCGGAGGTCATGGTGGTCGCCGCGGGCGAGAAGCTCGGCACCACGGCGCCATTTCTGGTTGGACCGATATCGATCGTCGACCGGCTCGTGACGGACCGCGCCGCGCCCGAGGAGGTGATCCAGTCCCTCACGCGGACGGGCATCGAGATCGTGCAGGGATGA
- a CDS encoding DUF6151 family protein encodes MSQDVELQCRCGKIHGWVRDASPSTVNRVVCYCDDCQAFAHHLGRADLLDEQGGSDIVQVAPSTVSYDRGGELVTAVRLTPKGIYRWYASCCKTPLGNTLTPGIPFIGFVTEAFRQAPSARPCDEVFGAPRGRIFGKFAVGEPPPGSVKPNVRLLAGTIRKVLGWKLRSKAWPHPYFDRTSGKPKYPVAVLSKAERDALRPLSGPRPARAT; translated from the coding sequence ATGTCCCAGGACGTAGAGCTTCAGTGTCGTTGCGGAAAGATCCACGGATGGGTGCGTGATGCGTCGCCGAGCACGGTGAACCGCGTCGTCTGCTACTGCGACGACTGCCAGGCATTTGCGCACCATCTCGGCCGCGCCGATCTGCTCGACGAGCAGGGCGGCTCGGACATCGTGCAGGTCGCGCCCTCGACGGTGTCGTACGATCGCGGCGGCGAGCTCGTCACCGCCGTGCGACTCACGCCGAAGGGCATCTATCGCTGGTACGCGAGCTGCTGCAAGACGCCGCTCGGCAACACGTTGACGCCGGGGATCCCGTTCATCGGCTTCGTCACCGAGGCGTTCAGGCAAGCGCCGAGCGCGCGCCCGTGCGACGAGGTCTTCGGCGCGCCGCGCGGCCGGATCTTCGGCAAGTTCGCGGTCGGCGAGCCTCCGCCCGGCTCGGTGAAGCCGAACGTGCGCCTCCTGGCGGGCACGATCCGCAAGGTCCTCGGCTGGAAGCTCCGCAGCAAGGCGTGGCCGCACCCGTACTTCGATCGCACGAGCGGCAAACCGAAGTATCCGGTGGCGGTGCTGTCGAAGGCCGAGCGCGACGCGCTGCGCCCGCTGAGCGGCCCGCGCCCCGCGCGCGCGACGTGA
- a CDS encoding sensor histidine kinase, which translates to MKLTNRLSLAVTAVSAAALLGSFLTVYVLVRRDETRDLDLALVGQAHALAQVAGAKNPERPAVLDGVAQVPESLGPIQRYIAVYDDQGGLLSATQNFAGEAPPFHELGTAGQVPWDGEPLDLTVHEENLRGVTVPVGSRGHALLYAASRRTVDDDTRFLLRTLAGLFLGATGATALVARWLGGRLARDVHAIAAVARDVSKGDLRARVGAGVRGSAETRALAADLDHMIEQLGALVSAQRTFISHAAHELRSPLSTLRGGLQLALRRPREASEYRRAVEEALGDVELLAGLTEDLLTLARVQARPPEAEASTVGETLSEALRMARGPADARGVPLVEAAKNASLARLRVRGARGEIARALRNLIDNAVAHSPEGAPVTVTVADGGARVEIGVADLGPGVLPEDEAHLFEPFYRGSKDQGSDRPGAGLGLTIARSIAQNAGGDLFLDRSHRGGARFVLALSVADRARTPRNPAA; encoded by the coding sequence ATGAAGCTCACGAACCGATTGAGCTTGGCGGTCACGGCCGTCAGCGCGGCGGCGCTGCTCGGCTCGTTCCTGACCGTCTACGTCCTCGTGCGCCGCGACGAGACGCGCGACCTCGACCTCGCGCTGGTCGGCCAGGCCCACGCGCTCGCCCAGGTCGCGGGCGCGAAGAACCCCGAGCGCCCCGCCGTGCTCGACGGCGTCGCCCAGGTCCCCGAGAGCCTGGGGCCGATCCAGCGGTACATCGCGGTCTACGACGACCAGGGGGGGCTCCTGTCGGCCACGCAGAATTTCGCGGGCGAGGCGCCGCCCTTCCACGAGCTCGGGACCGCAGGGCAGGTCCCCTGGGACGGGGAGCCGCTCGACTTGACCGTGCACGAAGAGAACCTCCGCGGCGTCACCGTGCCCGTGGGGAGCCGGGGCCACGCGCTGCTCTACGCCGCCTCGCGCCGCACCGTCGACGACGACACGCGCTTTCTGCTCCGCACGCTCGCCGGCCTGTTCCTCGGGGCAACCGGGGCGACGGCGCTCGTGGCGCGGTGGCTCGGCGGCCGACTCGCGCGCGACGTGCACGCGATCGCCGCCGTCGCCCGCGACGTGTCGAAGGGGGACCTGCGGGCCCGCGTCGGCGCCGGCGTGCGAGGAAGCGCCGAGACGCGGGCGCTCGCGGCAGACCTCGACCACATGATCGAGCAGCTCGGCGCGCTCGTGTCCGCGCAGCGCACGTTCATCTCGCACGCCGCGCACGAGCTGCGCTCGCCCCTGTCCACGCTGCGCGGCGGGTTGCAGCTCGCCCTCCGCAGGCCGCGCGAGGCCAGCGAGTACCGCAGGGCCGTCGAGGAGGCGCTCGGCGACGTCGAGCTTCTCGCGGGGCTCACCGAGGATCTGCTCACGCTCGCCCGCGTTCAGGCGAGGCCCCCCGAGGCCGAGGCCTCGACGGTCGGCGAGACCCTCTCCGAAGCGCTGCGAATGGCGCGCGGCCCGGCCGATGCGCGGGGCGTCCCGCTCGTGGAGGCGGCGAAGAACGCCTCGCTCGCCCGCCTGCGCGTGCGGGGTGCGCGGGGCGAGATCGCGCGCGCGCTGCGCAACCTCATCGACAACGCCGTCGCCCACAGCCCCGAGGGCGCCCCGGTCACCGTGACCGTCGCCGATGGGGGCGCGCGCGTGGAGATCGGCGTCGCCGATCTAGGGCCCGGCGTCCTGCCCGAGGACGAGGCCCACCTCTTCGAGCCGTTCTACCGCGGCTCGAAGGACCAGGGCAGCGACCGCCCCGGCGCGGGCCTCGGCCTCACCATCGCGCGCAGCATCGCGCAGAACGCGGGCGGCGACCTGTTCCTCGACAGGTCTCACCGGGGAGGCGCGCGCTTCGTCCTCGCGCTCTCGGTCGCCGACAGGGCCCGGACGCCCCGCAATCCAGCGGCCTGA
- a CDS encoding Ig-like domain-containing protein, whose translation MNSYRTLFAVACSAMMAFAAGCGDDNTDNTEPTGNKTVSDLDITPDASSMKKGETLQYKLKVTYSDGTVDDDVAGDADVSWSSSDAATATVSEDGLVTAVEEGTATITAKLGDEEETETIIVTP comes from the coding sequence ATGAACTCGTACCGTACGCTTTTCGCGGTGGCCTGCTCGGCAATGATGGCGTTTGCTGCCGGCTGCGGCGATGACAACACCGACAACACCGAGCCCACGGGCAACAAGACCGTCTCCGATCTCGACATCACCCCCGACGCGTCGTCGATGAAGAAGGGGGAGACGCTCCAGTACAAGCTCAAGGTCACGTACTCCGACGGCACGGTGGACGATGACGTGGCGGGCGACGCGGACGTCTCCTGGAGCTCGAGCGACGCGGCGACGGCCACGGTGTCGGAGGACGGCCTCGTGACCGCGGTCGAGGAGGGAACGGCCACGATCACCGCCAAGCTCGGCGACGAGGAAGAGACCGAGACCATCATCGTCACGCCGTGA